Proteins from a single region of Pithys albifrons albifrons isolate INPA30051 chromosome 10, PitAlb_v1, whole genome shotgun sequence:
- the LOC139676488 gene encoding vitamin D3 hydroxylase-associated protein isoform X2, translated as MTQERLWQVLDPSWRDPRALSALLCSSAAAVMLLKWLGRRQVQQKMNEARRSRNLALERMEKAAHRFKQENSGTQTAHILSLTMVELAEKLKEESLSPESVLYSYMDKALEVNREVNCVTDFIHGCEDQLQTLKKQKKKGLLYGIPISIKDHINCKGHISSGGMVKFLGQVKEEDSVIVQVLKHQGAIPFVKTNIPQTMINKQGVVSPLIGMQSVTAMLGPMARDVDSLALCMRALLCEEMFQLDPTVPPIPFDEEVYTSSKPLRIGYYEGDGYFQPSPSMKRAVQQTRKLLQDAGHTLVPFAPPKIDYMVDELFTRGIFSDGAAHLVDCFKGDIVDPNLQSQFNTYRLPALMKRILAVILKPIYPRIARDLNALCGVGSAKNLWDQHGAVAVYRTEFIAKWRELRLDVILCPALGPAFNHGYAGKLFAATSYTNLYNVLNFPAGVVPVSTVTRADEEELKHYQGHYRDPWDKRLKEAVEGAVGLPVAVQCVALPWQEELCLRFMKEVETLSRSRKRNM; from the exons ATGACCCAGGAGCGACTGTGGCAGGTCCTAGATCCATCATGGAGGGACCCTCGTGccctctcagctctgctctgcagttcaGCTGCAGCTGTCATGCTACTGAAATGGCTGGGACGTAGGCAGGTCCAGCAGAAGATGAATGAGGCAAGGAGGTCTCGGAATCTGGCCCTGGAGAGAATGGAGAAGGCAGCTCACAGGTTTAAGCAAGAG AACTCAGGCACCCAGACTGCACATATCCTCTCACTGACAATGGTGGAGCTGGCAGAGAAGCTGAAGGAGGAGTCCCTATCCCCAGAAAGTGTCCTCTACTCCTACATGGACAAA GCTTTGGAGGTGAATCGGGAAGTGAACTGTGTGACAGACTTCATTCATGGCTGCGAGGATCAGCTCCAGACtctgaagaagcagaagaagaagGGACTGCTCTATGGCATTCCCATCAGCATCAAGGACCACATTAACTGCAAG GGCCATATCTCTTCAGGAGGGATGGTGAAGTTTCTGGGCCAAGTGAAGGAAGAAGACAGCGTCATTGTCCAGGTTCTAAAGCACCAGGGGGCAATCCCCTTTGTGAAAACCAACATCCCACAAACAATGATAAA TAAACAGGGTGTTGTTTCTCCTCTCATAGGAATGCAATCAG TGACAGCGATGCTGGGGCCGATGGCGAGGGATGTGGACAGCCTGGCCCTGTGCATGAGGGCGCTGCTCTGCGAGGAGATGTTCCAGCTGGACCCCACTGTGCCCCCTATCCCCTTTGATGAGGAG GTTTACACCAGTTCAAAGCCTCTTCGCATTGGGTATTACGAaggagatggttacttccagCCCTCACCCAGCATGAAACGAGCTGTCCAACAGACAAGAAAGCTCCTCCAGGATGCAGGGCATACG CTTGTTCCCTTTGCACCACCCAAGATTGACTACATGGTAGATGAGCTGTTCACCAGAGGGATTTTCTCAGATGGTGCTGCTCACCTGGTGGACTGCTT cAAAGGAGACATTGTGGATCCCAACCTGCAATCCCAGTTCAATACTTACAGGCTTCCTGCTCTAATGAAAAGGATCTTGGCTGTCATTTTGAAACCCATA TACCCACGAATTGCTCGGGATCTCAATGCTCTCTGTGGAGTGGG ATCTGCCAAAAACCTCTGGGATCAGCATGGAGCAGTGGCG GTCTACCGCACTGAATTCATTGCCAAATGGAGGGAGCTAAGGCTGGATGTGATCCTTTGTCCTGCACTGGGACCAGCCTTTAACCATGGCTATGCTGGGAAGCTGTTTG CTGCGACCTCCTACACCAATTTATACAATGTGTTGAACTTCCCTGCTGGGGTGGTGCCGGTCAGCACGGTCACGAGAGCCGACGAAGAGGAACTGAAGCATTACCAAGGGCACTATAGAGACCCTTGGGATAAGAGGCTGAAAGAG
- the LOC139676488 gene encoding vitamin D3 hydroxylase-associated protein isoform X1 → MTQERLWQVLDPSWRDPRALSALLCSSAAAVMLLKWLGRRQVQQKMNEARRSRNLALERMEKAAHRFKQENSGTQTAHILSLTMVELAEKLKEESLSPESVLYSYMDKALEVNREVNCVTDFIHGCEDQLQTLKKQKKKGLLYGIPISIKDHINCKGHISSGGMVKFLGQVKEEDSVIVQVLKHQGAIPFVKTNIPQTMINYDCSNLIFGQTLNPLNHLKSPGGSSGGEGALIAGGGSILGIGSDVAGSIRLPSSFCGLCGLKPTGNRISKQGVVSPLIGMQSVTAMLGPMARDVDSLALCMRALLCEEMFQLDPTVPPIPFDEEVYTSSKPLRIGYYEGDGYFQPSPSMKRAVQQTRKLLQDAGHTLVPFAPPKIDYMVDELFTRGIFSDGAAHLVDCFKGDIVDPNLQSQFNTYRLPALMKRILAVILKPIYPRIARDLNALCGVGSAKNLWDQHGAVAVYRTEFIAKWRELRLDVILCPALGPAFNHGYAGKLFAATSYTNLYNVLNFPAGVVPVSTVTRADEEELKHYQGHYRDPWDKRLKEAVEGAVGLPVAVQCVALPWQEELCLRFMKEVETLSRSRKRNM, encoded by the exons ATGACCCAGGAGCGACTGTGGCAGGTCCTAGATCCATCATGGAGGGACCCTCGTGccctctcagctctgctctgcagttcaGCTGCAGCTGTCATGCTACTGAAATGGCTGGGACGTAGGCAGGTCCAGCAGAAGATGAATGAGGCAAGGAGGTCTCGGAATCTGGCCCTGGAGAGAATGGAGAAGGCAGCTCACAGGTTTAAGCAAGAG AACTCAGGCACCCAGACTGCACATATCCTCTCACTGACAATGGTGGAGCTGGCAGAGAAGCTGAAGGAGGAGTCCCTATCCCCAGAAAGTGTCCTCTACTCCTACATGGACAAA GCTTTGGAGGTGAATCGGGAAGTGAACTGTGTGACAGACTTCATTCATGGCTGCGAGGATCAGCTCCAGACtctgaagaagcagaagaagaagGGACTGCTCTATGGCATTCCCATCAGCATCAAGGACCACATTAACTGCAAG GGCCATATCTCTTCAGGAGGGATGGTGAAGTTTCTGGGCCAAGTGAAGGAAGAAGACAGCGTCATTGTCCAGGTTCTAAAGCACCAGGGGGCAATCCCCTTTGTGAAAACCAACATCCCACAAACAATGATAAA CTATGACTGCAGTAACCTCATCTTTGGCCAGACACTGAACCCTCTAAACCACCTGAAGAGCCCCGGGGGCTCCTCGGGAGGGGAGGGAGCTCTGATTGCAGGGGGAGGCTCCATCCTGGGCATTGGCTCAGATGTAGCTGGCAGCATCCGCCTGCCCTCCAGCTTCTGTGGGCTGTGTGGGCTCAAACCTACAGGCAACAGGATCAG TAAACAGGGTGTTGTTTCTCCTCTCATAGGAATGCAATCAG TGACAGCGATGCTGGGGCCGATGGCGAGGGATGTGGACAGCCTGGCCCTGTGCATGAGGGCGCTGCTCTGCGAGGAGATGTTCCAGCTGGACCCCACTGTGCCCCCTATCCCCTTTGATGAGGAG GTTTACACCAGTTCAAAGCCTCTTCGCATTGGGTATTACGAaggagatggttacttccagCCCTCACCCAGCATGAAACGAGCTGTCCAACAGACAAGAAAGCTCCTCCAGGATGCAGGGCATACG CTTGTTCCCTTTGCACCACCCAAGATTGACTACATGGTAGATGAGCTGTTCACCAGAGGGATTTTCTCAGATGGTGCTGCTCACCTGGTGGACTGCTT cAAAGGAGACATTGTGGATCCCAACCTGCAATCCCAGTTCAATACTTACAGGCTTCCTGCTCTAATGAAAAGGATCTTGGCTGTCATTTTGAAACCCATA TACCCACGAATTGCTCGGGATCTCAATGCTCTCTGTGGAGTGGG ATCTGCCAAAAACCTCTGGGATCAGCATGGAGCAGTGGCG GTCTACCGCACTGAATTCATTGCCAAATGGAGGGAGCTAAGGCTGGATGTGATCCTTTGTCCTGCACTGGGACCAGCCTTTAACCATGGCTATGCTGGGAAGCTGTTTG CTGCGACCTCCTACACCAATTTATACAATGTGTTGAACTTCCCTGCTGGGGTGGTGCCGGTCAGCACGGTCACGAGAGCCGACGAAGAGGAACTGAAGCATTACCAAGGGCACTATAGAGACCCTTGGGATAAGAGGCTGAAAGAG